A single genomic interval of uncultured Sphaerochaeta sp. harbors:
- a CDS encoding pectinesterase family protein, producing the protein MKAHHITLTPEDSINDALVRFPEDGKPLIITLEKGTYTEKVVIDRADVTLVGAGRDKTRISFSDAARTDMMGTFASATCTVKEANFRAEHLTFANDFDYPSFRHLVEQDPGKVKGLQAVAFRTTDRADATILEDCAFFGYQDTLLLDEGTHLLNHCQIEGNIDFIFGGGLALFTDCTILSNGQGYVTAPSTPGDLLGFCFHRCRFLRKEGVPDYSVYLGRPWHPKADPTIESFALLYDCYLDKHIHDSGWTEMHAFPPEGGELIFTPEQSRFYESACTGPGSSSKRENLGKNEAYSLVIAIESLI; encoded by the coding sequence ATGAAAGCACATCACATTACCCTCACTCCAGAAGACAGCATCAATGATGCTCTTGTTAGATTCCCTGAAGATGGGAAGCCACTCATTATCACCCTTGAGAAGGGTACCTATACCGAGAAAGTGGTTATTGACCGGGCGGATGTAACCCTTGTTGGAGCTGGGCGTGACAAGACACGGATTAGCTTCAGTGATGCTGCACGAACCGATATGATGGGAACCTTTGCCTCTGCAACCTGCACGGTAAAGGAAGCGAATTTCAGGGCGGAACATCTGACGTTTGCCAATGATTTTGACTATCCTTCCTTTCGCCATCTTGTGGAACAGGATCCTGGGAAAGTGAAGGGATTACAGGCAGTTGCTTTCAGAACCACGGATAGGGCTGATGCCACGATCTTGGAGGATTGTGCCTTCTTTGGATACCAGGATACCTTGTTGCTTGATGAGGGTACGCACCTACTCAACCATTGCCAGATTGAAGGAAACATCGATTTCATCTTTGGGGGTGGCCTTGCCCTCTTTACCGATTGTACAATCCTCTCCAATGGACAGGGGTATGTTACCGCTCCCTCAACCCCTGGCGACCTATTGGGCTTCTGTTTCCACCGATGCCGGTTCCTCAGGAAAGAAGGAGTCCCGGATTATTCAGTGTATCTTGGTAGGCCCTGGCATCCAAAGGCTGATCCTACGATAGAATCCTTTGCCCTTTTATACGATTGCTACCTAGATAAACACATCCATGACTCCGGCTGGACTGAGATGCATGCCTTCCCTCCAGAAGGTGGGGAGTTGATCTTCACACCAGAGCAATCACGGTTCTATGAATCTGCTTGCACAGGGCCAGGCTCCTCTTCTAAGCGTGAAAATCTTGGAAAAAATGAGGCATACTCCCTGGTGATAGCAATCGAGTCATTAATATAA
- a CDS encoding galactose ABC transporter substrate-binding protein produces MKKFTAIMCLALALVTPVFAQGQAEAGAIEIGCAIYKFDDTFMTGVRNAIVAAAAETDAKVEVVDSMNIQATQNEKVDLFITKGMDAMQINPVDRTAAGVIIDKAKKADIPVVFFNREPLAEDMAKWDKIYYVGARAEESGTMSGQLVVDYWKANPKMDKNGDGVLQYVMLKGEPGHQDAELRTEYSIKALQDAGIKVEKLAEDTGMWDRVKGQEKMAAFIASQGDAIEAVFANNDDMALGAIEALKAAGYFKDGKFMPVVGVDATAPALQALEEGTLLGTVLNDAVNQGRATFALSYELAKGNTPTDASIGYTITDGKYVWVPYQMVTKENYQQFK; encoded by the coding sequence ATGAAAAAGTTTACGGCTATCATGTGCTTGGCACTCGCTCTGGTTACTCCCGTTTTTGCCCAAGGACAGGCAGAGGCTGGAGCCATTGAAATCGGATGTGCAATCTACAAGTTTGACGACACCTTCATGACAGGTGTTCGTAACGCAATCGTCGCTGCAGCAGCAGAGACAGATGCAAAGGTCGAAGTTGTTGACTCCATGAACATTCAGGCTACTCAGAATGAGAAAGTCGACCTGTTCATCACCAAAGGTATGGATGCAATGCAGATCAACCCTGTTGACCGTACCGCAGCTGGAGTAATCATCGACAAGGCCAAGAAGGCTGACATCCCTGTAGTATTCTTCAACCGCGAGCCTTTGGCTGAAGATATGGCTAAATGGGACAAGATTTACTACGTGGGAGCCCGCGCAGAAGAGTCCGGTACCATGAGTGGTCAGTTGGTTGTTGATTACTGGAAAGCCAATCCCAAGATGGACAAGAATGGCGACGGAGTCCTGCAGTATGTAATGCTGAAAGGCGAACCCGGACACCAGGATGCAGAGCTGAGAACCGAGTATTCGATCAAGGCATTGCAGGATGCAGGTATCAAGGTTGAGAAACTTGCTGAAGATACCGGCATGTGGGACCGTGTAAAGGGCCAGGAAAAGATGGCTGCTTTCATCGCCAGCCAGGGTGATGCAATTGAGGCAGTGTTCGCAAACAATGACGACATGGCCCTTGGTGCAATCGAAGCCCTCAAGGCTGCCGGTTACTTCAAGGATGGCAAGTTCATGCCCGTCGTTGGTGTTGATGCAACTGCTCCTGCATTGCAGGCACTCGAGGAAGGCACCCTGCTCGGTACCGTACTCAATGATGCAGTCAACCAGGGTCGTGCAACCTTTGCTCTCTCCTATGAACTTGCAAAGGGCAACACCCCCACCGATGCTTCCATTGGTTACACTATTACTGATGGCAAGTATGTATGGGTTCCTTACCAGATGGTTACCAAGGAGAATTATCAGCAGTTCAAGTAA
- a CDS encoding sugar ABC transporter ATP-binding protein has translation MYVLEMNHVSKSFPGVKALDDVTLKVKPGTVHALMGENGAGKSTLMKCLFGLYSMDEGEIRFNGEPVAINNVKEALSLGISMIHQELHLIPYRSVMENIWLGRFPRIGGSKSPVVDHQTMFEKTDQLLKDLNLSSITPTDLLRTLSVSKAQSVEIAKAVSYDSKIIIMDEPSSSLTENEVEHLFAIIRSLRQRGVAIIYISHKMEEILKISDEVTIMRDGHYVGTWEASELTTATIIKRMVGRDLTHRFPSGESKIGKELLRVENYTSPNPRSFKQVSLTLHEGEILGLGGLVGAQRTEVMEAVFGLRLHNEGSLYVRGKEVTINNSYDAKKYGMALLTEERRATGIFPVLSVQDNLVIANIRAYRDKSGLLSSAKMAVDTKKSIKDLDIKTPSARTLIKSLSGGNQQKVLFARWLLTVPDILILDEPTRGIDVGAKYEIYVIMRELAAQGKGVIMISSEMPELLGMTDRVVVMSEGRVAGTVNSKETNQEQVMELATKYVG, from the coding sequence ATGTATGTACTAGAAATGAACCATGTCTCCAAATCGTTTCCTGGAGTCAAGGCTCTGGACGATGTCACCCTGAAGGTAAAGCCTGGGACGGTACACGCTCTTATGGGCGAAAACGGAGCAGGAAAATCCACGTTGATGAAGTGCCTCTTTGGGCTCTACTCCATGGACGAGGGAGAAATTCGCTTCAATGGAGAGCCGGTTGCAATCAACAACGTAAAGGAAGCACTTTCCTTGGGTATTTCCATGATCCACCAGGAACTTCATCTCATCCCCTACCGCTCTGTGATGGAGAATATCTGGTTGGGAAGGTTCCCGAGAATTGGGGGATCCAAGAGTCCTGTGGTTGACCACCAGACCATGTTTGAAAAGACCGATCAGTTGCTGAAAGACCTGAATCTTAGCAGCATAACACCGACTGACTTACTACGGACCTTGAGTGTCTCCAAGGCACAGAGTGTTGAGATAGCGAAGGCAGTCTCCTATGATTCGAAAATTATCATCATGGATGAGCCAAGCTCATCGTTGACGGAGAATGAGGTGGAACATCTGTTTGCCATCATACGTTCTCTTCGTCAGCGTGGAGTTGCGATCATCTATATTTCCCATAAGATGGAGGAGATCCTCAAGATCTCTGATGAAGTGACCATCATGCGTGACGGGCACTATGTAGGGACCTGGGAAGCGAGTGAGCTTACCACGGCAACCATCATCAAACGTATGGTGGGACGTGATCTTACGCATCGGTTCCCATCCGGAGAAAGCAAGATTGGTAAGGAGTTGCTCCGCGTTGAGAACTATACCTCCCCAAATCCGAGGAGTTTCAAGCAGGTATCCCTGACACTGCATGAGGGAGAAATCTTGGGACTCGGGGGCCTTGTTGGTGCCCAGAGAACCGAGGTGATGGAAGCAGTCTTTGGCCTAAGACTCCATAATGAAGGGTCTCTATACGTGAGAGGGAAGGAAGTAACGATCAACAATTCCTATGATGCCAAGAAGTATGGAATGGCCTTGTTGACCGAAGAGAGGCGAGCTACCGGTATTTTCCCTGTCCTGTCTGTCCAGGATAACCTGGTGATAGCAAATATCAGGGCATATCGGGATAAGAGTGGATTACTCAGTTCAGCCAAGATGGCCGTAGATACAAAGAAAAGTATCAAGGATCTCGATATAAAGACTCCCTCAGCCAGGACATTGATCAAGAGCTTGAGTGGAGGAAACCAGCAGAAGGTCCTCTTTGCACGTTGGTTGCTTACCGTCCCAGATATTCTCATCTTGGATGAGCCTACCAGGGGAATCGATGTAGGAGCCAAGTATGAGATCTATGTCATCATGCGTGAGCTGGCTGCACAGGGCAAGGGTGTAATCATGATCAGCAGTGAGATGCCTGAACTCTTGGGTATGACCGATAGGGTCGTGGTAATGAGTGAGGGGCGTGTTGCCGGTACGGTGAACAGTAAAGAGACAAACCAGGAACAGGTAATGGAACTGGCGACAAAGTATGTCGGGTAG
- a CDS encoding MFS transporter, with amino-acid sequence MGNTRITRPLVAGFSLYRGLEKNVYILFIIRIINRFGDFVQLLLVLILTGKLGLSPAQAGFFVSFSVIATMVGQFSSGNIADRWGRKTPLVICQAVVSLSYLASAVMFGSFPHLVPYLILLSSPFRGGTSPLTNTMVADFSPSDQLSRSFSLLYLGTNIGVALGPVAASFLYARSIVLLFVFSSFLIFFSTLLLLRGIPKSEIIYTKETATTSKKLGMPPILILFFILFALYGLAYAQNTFTLPLQFASLYGEVIGSSRYALLMTVNAVTVLLATAFLTTWTHRLGQLPSMAIAMLFYVVGYGMYAGCTVFPLFLVATCIWTFGEILMATNANVFVNAYAPPSLRSRCNSSLTIASSLGHSIAPTGGGLLLAVSGYGQLWGISAGLCFLLGCGYIALNKYLKS; translated from the coding sequence ATGGGAAATACACGTATAACCCGTCCTCTTGTGGCGGGTTTTTCCTTGTACAGGGGTCTGGAGAAGAATGTTTATATTCTGTTCATCATCCGAATCATCAATAGGTTCGGGGATTTTGTGCAGCTGCTCCTGGTCCTCATTCTCACCGGCAAACTAGGGCTCTCTCCAGCCCAGGCGGGATTCTTTGTCTCATTCAGCGTTATTGCCACCATGGTTGGCCAGTTCTCCAGTGGGAATATTGCTGACCGATGGGGAAGAAAGACTCCTCTGGTAATCTGTCAGGCTGTGGTCAGTCTCTCATATCTTGCAAGTGCTGTGATGTTTGGTTCATTTCCTCATCTGGTACCGTATTTGATCCTTCTCTCCAGTCCTTTCCGTGGAGGGACCTCTCCCCTCACCAATACCATGGTTGCTGATTTCAGCCCGAGTGATCAGCTTTCTCGGTCGTTCAGTCTTCTCTATCTGGGGACGAATATCGGGGTTGCGCTTGGTCCTGTTGCAGCTTCCTTTCTCTATGCGCGTTCGATCGTATTGCTCTTCGTATTCTCCTCTTTCCTGATTTTCTTCTCTACACTCCTGTTATTGCGTGGAATCCCGAAGAGTGAAATCATCTATACCAAGGAAACTGCTACTACTTCCAAGAAGCTGGGGATGCCTCCCATCCTGATACTCTTTTTTATACTGTTTGCCCTCTACGGCCTTGCCTATGCCCAGAATACCTTTACCCTACCCCTCCAGTTTGCTTCCCTGTATGGGGAGGTGATTGGTTCAAGTCGTTATGCATTGTTGATGACGGTAAATGCCGTCACGGTATTGCTGGCCACCGCGTTCCTCACCACATGGACGCATAGACTTGGACAACTCCCTTCCATGGCGATCGCCATGCTGTTCTATGTCGTTGGGTATGGGATGTACGCTGGTTGTACTGTCTTTCCTCTTTTCCTGGTCGCAACATGTATCTGGACCTTTGGGGAGATTCTGATGGCAACCAATGCCAATGTGTTTGTGAATGCCTATGCACCTCCCTCTCTTCGTTCGAGGTGTAACTCATCACTTACGATTGCATCCAGTTTGGGCCACTCCATTGCCCCAACAGGCGGGGGGTTGTTGCTGGCAGTGAGCGGATATGGCCAGCTCTGGGGTATATCGGCAGGGCTTTGTTTTCTCCTTGGGTGCGGTTATATTGCACTAAATAAATACTTAAAGAGCTGA
- a CDS encoding adenosylcobalamin-dependent ribonucleoside-diphosphate reductase yields MSAAKNELNPLGRKIFLDRYALKDVQKETLQVGDVVVAVSNPKTGQREIGVVTELNDGDAITVKLDEGTILHVKREDVDKPLETDPAQMLARVAKGIASQEKPEVRKQWEKEFNWLLEDWKFVPGGRILTGAGTDQNLTYFNCYVIPSPKDSRGGIIASLGQMTEIMSRGGGVGMNISSLRPRHSYVKGVNGRSSGSVSWGGLFSFVTGLIEQGGSRRGALMLILNVWHPDILDFIESKREMGKITNANISVGITDDFMDAVRSDGDWNTFFPDTTDPDYNEKWDGDIEKWKKSGHKVQVYQTMKARKIWDAIVESAWASAEPGVFFIDRYNKMSNSWYYSSIQSTNPCGEQGLPPWGVCNLGSINLSRFVKNKKVNYKDLGRAVRLAVRFLDDVIDDTPYFFEENKKQQQSERRIGLGTMGLADMLIKMELAYGSEESLTFIEELYKFICVEAYAESCDLAKEKGSFSLFDAEKLLESGFMKQMPEEIRQKVREQGLRNVTLLTQAPTGTTGTMVNTSTGIEPYYFWEWERTGRMGTNIERVKVYDDWVKDNPGQKKPDYFVSAMDLAPEGHVKVQAAIQKWVDSSISKTGNTPKEYTIEQTGNLYELLYDLGCKGGTTYRDGSRDTQVLTVKKEEKKEAPVVTRSSEPKPRVRSTVLRGTTYRKATPIGTAYITVNCDGPDPSDIFEVFINVAKVGSDVAADAEGLGRLISLLLRMPSPLTPDQRAQAIISQLSGIGSGRSMGFGRNRVMSLPDAVAQVLQQHIGSTDSDRDASRLPDEEDEDEDVGQLDLGLPASGSSVKPDICPICGNVTFVNIEGCKKCFSCGHSEC; encoded by the coding sequence ATGAGCGCTGCTAAGAATGAATTGAATCCGTTGGGTCGTAAGATTTTCCTTGACCGTTATGCACTGAAAGATGTCCAGAAAGAGACGTTGCAGGTTGGGGATGTTGTGGTAGCAGTAAGCAACCCAAAGACTGGTCAGCGAGAGATTGGAGTGGTCACCGAATTGAACGATGGGGATGCCATTACCGTCAAGCTTGATGAAGGTACTATCTTGCATGTCAAACGTGAGGATGTTGACAAGCCGCTTGAGACCGACCCTGCACAGATGCTTGCTCGTGTAGCGAAAGGTATTGCTTCCCAAGAGAAGCCGGAGGTTCGAAAGCAATGGGAGAAAGAGTTCAATTGGCTCCTGGAGGACTGGAAGTTCGTCCCTGGAGGCAGGATTCTTACCGGTGCGGGAACGGATCAGAACCTAACGTATTTCAACTGCTACGTGATCCCTTCCCCGAAGGACAGTCGTGGTGGCATCATAGCCTCTTTGGGCCAGATGACCGAAATTATGAGCCGAGGGGGGGGAGTCGGTATGAACATATCATCCCTCAGGCCACGGCACAGCTACGTCAAGGGCGTAAACGGCCGTTCCAGTGGCTCGGTAAGCTGGGGCGGACTCTTCAGCTTCGTGACCGGTCTGATTGAACAGGGCGGCTCTCGTCGTGGTGCCTTGATGTTGATTCTCAATGTCTGGCATCCCGATATTCTCGATTTCATTGAGTCAAAGCGGGAAATGGGCAAGATAACCAATGCAAACATCTCTGTTGGAATTACCGACGATTTCATGGATGCAGTACGCAGTGATGGGGATTGGAATACCTTTTTCCCTGATACCACCGACCCCGATTATAATGAAAAGTGGGACGGTGATATCGAGAAATGGAAGAAGAGTGGACATAAGGTCCAGGTATATCAAACAATGAAGGCACGAAAGATTTGGGATGCCATTGTAGAGAGTGCATGGGCAAGTGCCGAACCTGGGGTATTCTTTATCGACCGCTACAACAAGATGTCCAACTCCTGGTACTACTCCTCCATCCAGAGCACCAATCCCTGTGGGGAACAGGGTCTTCCTCCTTGGGGTGTCTGCAATCTTGGGTCCATCAACCTGAGCAGGTTTGTGAAGAACAAGAAGGTGAATTACAAGGATCTGGGCAGGGCCGTCCGTTTGGCCGTCCGTTTCCTTGATGATGTCATTGATGACACCCCTTACTTCTTCGAGGAGAACAAGAAACAGCAGCAGAGTGAGCGTCGTATCGGGCTAGGAACCATGGGTCTTGCCGATATGTTGATCAAGATGGAGCTTGCCTATGGCAGCGAAGAGTCCCTGACCTTTATTGAGGAACTGTACAAGTTCATCTGTGTTGAAGCCTATGCTGAGAGTTGTGATCTTGCAAAGGAGAAGGGAAGCTTTTCTCTCTTTGATGCAGAAAAGTTGCTTGAGAGCGGCTTTATGAAGCAGATGCCGGAAGAGATCCGCCAGAAAGTCCGTGAGCAGGGCTTGAGGAATGTCACCCTCCTGACCCAGGCTCCAACGGGAACCACCGGAACGATGGTCAATACCTCCACAGGAATCGAACCCTACTATTTCTGGGAGTGGGAAAGAACAGGAAGGATGGGAACGAACATCGAGCGGGTAAAGGTGTATGATGATTGGGTAAAGGATAATCCCGGGCAAAAGAAGCCTGACTACTTCGTCTCTGCTATGGACCTTGCTCCTGAAGGGCATGTCAAGGTGCAGGCAGCAATCCAGAAGTGGGTCGATTCCTCTATCTCCAAGACTGGAAATACTCCCAAGGAGTACACGATAGAGCAGACAGGCAATCTCTATGAGTTGCTCTACGACCTTGGTTGCAAGGGTGGTACCACCTATCGTGATGGATCACGTGATACACAGGTCTTGACGGTCAAGAAAGAGGAGAAGAAGGAAGCTCCTGTGGTTACCCGCTCCAGTGAACCAAAGCCACGGGTACGCTCCACAGTTCTGAGAGGAACCACCTACCGAAAGGCCACTCCGATCGGAACAGCTTACATAACCGTAAATTGTGATGGTCCGGACCCGAGTGATATTTTTGAGGTTTTCATCAATGTAGCAAAGGTGGGAAGTGATGTGGCAGCCGATGCAGAGGGACTTGGAAGACTGATCAGCTTGCTGCTTCGTATGCCTTCTCCCCTTACCCCAGACCAGCGTGCCCAGGCGATCATCAGCCAGCTTTCGGGGATCGGAAGTGGTCGCTCTATGGGATTCGGACGAAACCGGGTTATGAGCCTGCCTGATGCAGTAGCACAGGTTCTGCAACAGCATATCGGATCAACCGACTCCGACCGTGATGCCTCCCGTCTTCCTGATGAGGAGGATGAGGATGAAGATGTTGGTCAGCTGGACCTTGGCCTTCCTGCTTCCGGTAGCTCGGTGAAGCCCGATATCTGCCCGATCTGCGGTAATGTCACTTTTGTGAATATCGAAGGTTGCAAGAAATGTTTCTCTTGCGGCCATAGTGAGTGTTGA
- the nifJ gene encoding pyruvate:ferredoxin (flavodoxin) oxidoreductase: MGNKKRVTIDGNTAAAHIAYAFSEVAAIYPITPSSPMGEFADSWSSTGRKNLWGKTVEIMEMQSEAGAAGAVHGALAAGALTTTFTASQGLLLMIPNMHKIAGEMTPTVFHVSARSLAAQSLSIFGDHSDVMSCRNTGFAMTCANNVQETMDMALVAHLATLESQVPFLSFFDGFRTSHELQKVEEISYEDIKPLIKEEYIRRFRERAMRPEQPRLKVAAQNEDVYFQGRETVNKYYDVLPEMVQKYMDEVEKLTGRAYHLFDYVGAEDATDVVVIMGSGADTMEWASDYINKKGGKTGVLKVRLYRPFSAKHFLEALPSSVKRLAVLDRTKEPGSLGEPLYQDIITALSQMDKSDIKVYGGRYGLSSKDFTPSHAKAVFDHLAGKAFHNFTVGINDDVTKRSIPVQDMIDVSPEGVVSCMFWGLGSDGTVGANKNSIKIIGDNTDLNAQAYFSYDSKKSGGITVSHLRFGKGQLTMPWLIDHADFVACHNPAYIGRYDMLAPLKKGGVFLLNSQISSDEIFEHLTREMQEQIIEKKIRFYNINALEIAEKAGLGTRINTVMQAAFFKISQVLPETEAIDLVKQYIKKTFLKKGEDIVKKNWAAVDGASEALHEVAIPEKITKSYDPARLIPEDADAFAKDIMEPIMHLKGNDIPVSKMSFDGSLPTATAKFEKRGVAPFVPHWIAENCIQCNQCVQSCPHAAIRAKQIEPKHLEGAPETFKTLKSNTKNEKDLQFKIQVYTEDCQGCGVCIETCPSKEKSLVFSPIATEREAGEIANAEFFEDLPYDVLDGTKETTVKGLQFKQPLFEFSGACAGCGETPYVKMVSQICGDRMIVANATGCSSIYSGTFPTTPYTVRQSDGQGPSWGNSLFEDNAEYGLGMRLAVDSNREQLKIYIDQLLAMGTTDALKSAIEKSLELWDESSDAANDAQKAVKAALPEAIAAAKSDEEKDVLAKIDELKDYFADKVVFIMGGDGWAYDIGYGGVDHVVASGRNVNILVLDTEVYSNTGGQASKATPIAAVAKFANAGKEIGKKNMGFMCMTYGHAYVASIALGSNRLHAQKALQEAVAWKGPSIIFCYSPCINHGMNMRFSQVEEKKAVEAGYWPLYRFNPALEEGKRFSWDTKAATGSYQEFIKGEVRYTSLYKTNPENAEALFAKAEEDAKKRMSFFEKLGPLM, translated from the coding sequence ATGGGTAACAAAAAAAGGGTTACTATTGACGGAAACACCGCTGCCGCGCATATTGCCTATGCCTTCAGTGAAGTAGCCGCAATCTATCCGATCACCCCGTCCTCCCCGATGGGAGAGTTCGCGGATTCTTGGTCCAGTACTGGGCGTAAGAACCTTTGGGGAAAGACGGTAGAAATCATGGAGATGCAGTCTGAGGCTGGTGCGGCTGGTGCCGTTCATGGTGCTCTCGCTGCTGGTGCTTTGACCACCACGTTTACTGCTAGCCAGGGATTGCTTCTGATGATCCCGAATATGCACAAGATCGCTGGTGAGATGACACCAACCGTCTTCCACGTGTCTGCAAGATCTCTTGCTGCACAGTCTCTCTCAATCTTTGGTGACCACTCCGACGTCATGTCCTGCCGCAATACCGGCTTTGCCATGACCTGTGCAAACAATGTACAGGAGACCATGGACATGGCCTTGGTCGCACACTTGGCTACACTTGAGTCCCAGGTCCCCTTCCTCAGCTTCTTTGATGGTTTCAGAACTTCACACGAGTTGCAGAAGGTCGAGGAAATTTCTTATGAAGACATCAAGCCGTTGATCAAGGAAGAGTACATCCGCCGTTTCCGTGAAAGAGCAATGCGCCCAGAACAGCCAAGGCTGAAGGTTGCAGCACAGAACGAAGACGTCTACTTCCAGGGTCGTGAGACTGTCAACAAGTATTACGATGTACTGCCTGAGATGGTCCAGAAGTACATGGATGAAGTAGAGAAGCTTACCGGTAGGGCATACCACCTCTTCGACTATGTTGGTGCAGAAGATGCAACCGATGTAGTGGTTATCATGGGTTCTGGTGCCGATACCATGGAGTGGGCTAGCGATTACATCAACAAGAAGGGTGGCAAGACCGGTGTTCTCAAGGTTCGCCTCTATCGCCCATTCAGTGCAAAGCACTTCCTGGAAGCTCTTCCTTCTTCCGTAAAGCGCCTTGCCGTTCTTGACCGCACCAAGGAGCCTGGCTCCCTCGGTGAGCCCCTCTACCAGGATATCATCACTGCTCTCAGCCAGATGGATAAGAGCGATATCAAGGTCTACGGCGGCCGCTATGGTCTCTCCAGCAAGGACTTCACTCCTTCCCACGCAAAGGCTGTCTTTGATCACCTTGCAGGCAAGGCGTTCCACAACTTCACCGTTGGTATCAATGACGATGTAACCAAGAGATCTATTCCTGTACAGGACATGATTGACGTTTCTCCAGAGGGTGTGGTTTCCTGCATGTTCTGGGGTCTTGGCTCTGACGGTACCGTTGGTGCAAACAAGAACTCAATTAAGATCATCGGTGACAACACCGATCTTAATGCCCAGGCATACTTCTCTTACGATTCGAAGAAGAGCGGCGGTATCACCGTCAGCCACCTTCGCTTTGGTAAGGGTCAGCTGACCATGCCGTGGTTGATCGACCATGCTGATTTTGTCGCATGTCACAACCCTGCCTACATCGGTCGCTATGACATGCTTGCTCCTCTCAAGAAGGGTGGTGTGTTCTTGCTCAATAGCCAGATTTCCTCTGACGAGATTTTCGAGCACCTGACTCGCGAAATGCAGGAACAGATCATCGAGAAGAAGATCCGTTTCTACAACATCAATGCACTTGAGATTGCAGAGAAGGCAGGTCTTGGTACCCGTATCAATACCGTTATGCAGGCTGCATTCTTCAAGATTAGTCAGGTTCTTCCTGAGACTGAAGCCATCGATTTGGTCAAGCAGTACATCAAGAAGACCTTCCTCAAGAAGGGCGAGGACATTGTTAAGAAGAACTGGGCAGCAGTTGATGGTGCCAGTGAGGCTCTTCATGAGGTTGCTATTCCGGAGAAGATCACCAAGAGCTATGATCCTGCTCGCTTGATTCCTGAGGATGCTGACGCTTTCGCAAAGGACATCATGGAACCCATCATGCACCTCAAGGGTAACGATATTCCTGTTTCCAAGATGTCTTTCGACGGAAGCTTGCCTACCGCTACTGCAAAGTTCGAGAAGCGTGGTGTTGCTCCCTTCGTTCCCCACTGGATTGCTGAGAATTGTATTCAGTGTAACCAGTGTGTACAGTCCTGCCCACACGCAGCAATTAGAGCAAAGCAGATTGAACCCAAGCATCTCGAAGGTGCTCCAGAAACCTTCAAGACGCTGAAGTCCAACACCAAGAACGAGAAGGATCTCCAGTTCAAGATTCAGGTGTATACCGAAGATTGTCAGGGTTGTGGTGTCTGTATTGAGACCTGCCCAAGCAAGGAGAAGTCCCTTGTATTCAGCCCAATCGCAACCGAGCGTGAAGCTGGTGAGATTGCAAATGCAGAGTTCTTCGAAGATCTTCCCTACGATGTGCTTGATGGTACCAAGGAAACCACGGTCAAGGGTCTGCAGTTCAAGCAGCCACTCTTTGAGTTCAGTGGTGCTTGTGCCGGATGTGGTGAGACTCCTTACGTCAAGATGGTCTCCCAGATTTGTGGCGATCGCATGATTGTTGCAAACGCAACTGGTTGTTCTTCCATCTACAGCGGTACCTTCCCAACCACTCCTTACACTGTCCGCCAGAGTGACGGTCAGGGTCCTTCCTGGGGCAATAGCCTCTTCGAGGACAATGCAGAGTATGGTCTGGGTATGCGCCTCGCTGTCGATTCCAACCGTGAGCAGTTGAAGATCTACATCGACCAGCTCCTTGCAATGGGAACCACCGATGCGCTCAAGAGTGCCATCGAGAAGTCCCTTGAACTCTGGGATGAGTCCTCCGATGCCGCCAACGATGCACAGAAGGCTGTTAAGGCAGCTCTTCCTGAAGCAATCGCTGCCGCAAAGAGTGATGAGGAGAAGGACGTACTCGCCAAGATTGACGAGTTGAAGGACTACTTCGCTGACAAGGTTGTCTTCATCATGGGTGGAGATGGATGGGCCTATGATATCGGTTACGGTGGTGTTGACCACGTTGTTGCCTCCGGCAGAAACGTCAACATCCTGGTACTCGATACCGAGGTATACTCCAACACCGGTGGACAGGCTTCCAAGGCAACTCCGATTGCAGCTGTTGCGAAGTTCGCAAACGCTGGTAAGGAGATTGGCAAGAAGAATATGGGCTTCATGTGCATGACCTACGGACATGCTTATGTTGCATCCATCGCTCTTGGTTCCAACCGCTTGCATGCCCAGAAGGCTTTGCAGGAAGCAGTTGCTTGGAAAGGTCCTTCGATCATCTTCTGTTACTCCCCGTGTATCAACCACGGCATGAACATGCGTTTCAGCCAGGTTGAGGAGAAGAAGGCAGTGGAAGCTGGCTACTGGCCGCTTTACCGCTTCAACCCCGCACTCGAGGAAGGCAAGAGATTCAGCTGGGATACCAAGGCAGCTACTGGTTCTTACCAGGAGTTCATCAAGGGAGAGGTTCGCTACACTTCGTTGTACAAGACCAATCCTGAGAATGCTGAGGCACTCTTCGCCAAGGCCGAGGAAGATGCAAAGAAGCGCATGAGCTTCTTTGAGAAACTTGGTCCGTTGATGTAA